Genomic DNA from Azospirillum brasilense:
GCGTGTCCTCGCCGAAGATCACCACCAGATCGACGCAGGCCAGCGAGGCGAGCACCGTCGCCCGCGCCGTCTCGGTCTGCACCGGGCGCGTCTCGCCCTTCAGCCGCTTCACCGAGGCGTCGCTGTTGAGCCCCACCACCAGCACGTCGCAGGCGGCCTTGGCCTGATTCAGCAGCGAAATGTGGCCGGGGTGCAGCAGGTCGAAGCAGCCGTTGGTGAAGCCGACCCGCTTGCCGCGGGCGCGCCAGCGCGCCGCGCGCTCCACGGCCTGCTCCAGCGTGTCGACCTTCTCCTCGCCGCTGCGCCATTCCTGCTCGTGCAGGGCGGACAGCAGCTCCGGCGCGCGGACCACCGCGGTGCCGACCTTGCCCACCACGATCCCGGCGGCCAGATTGGCCAGCCGCGCCGCGTCGGTCAGTTCCACGCCCACCGACAGGGCGGAGGTCAGCGTCGCCACCACCGTGTCGCCGGCGCCCGACACGTCGAAGACCTCGCGTGCGTTGGCCGGCAGATGGGTCGCGCCGTCGCGGGTCACCACGGACATGCCGTGCTCGCTGCGCGTGGCGACCACCGCGTCGATGCCGCAGGTGTCCAGCAGGAAGCGGCAGGCGGCCTCGACCTCCGCGTCGCTGTCGGCGGGCATCCCCGTCGCCTGGATCAGCTCCTTGCGGTTGGGGGTGATGACGCTGGCCCCGCGGTAGCGCCCGAAATCGTCGCCCTTGGGATCGACCACCACCGGCAGCCCGGCCTCCCGCGCCGCCTGGATGAGCTGCGCCACCAGAGCGTCGGTCAGCACGCCCTTGCCGTAGTCGGAGAGAATCACCGCGCCCACCGTCAGCATGCCGGTGCGGGCGGCGACCATCACCTCCTCCTCCGACCCGATGGCGGCGATGGTCTCGGCGTCGGCGCGCAGGAGCTGCTGGCGGCCGCCGATGAAGCGCGTCTTGACGGTGGTCTGGCGCCCCGGCTCGGCGACCAGCCCGCCGCCGTCGCCCGTCTCCTTCGCCACGAGGCGGACCAACTCCAGCCCCGCCGCGTCCTCGCCCACCACCGACACGAAGCGGCAGCCGGCGCCCAGCGCCATGACGTTGGCGGCCACGTTGCCGGCGCCGCCGAGCATGGCCGTCTCGCGCTCGATCCGCAGCACGGGGATCGGCGCTTCGGGGGACACGCGGTCGACCGACCCGTAGATGAAGCGGTCGAGCATGACGTCGCCGACGCACAGCACGCTGGCGCGGGACAGGGAGTCGATGTGACGGGCAAGGTCGCTCATGCCGGTTCTACTACCAACCTTGCGCGCGGGGCGCCAGAGGGGAGCGCGGCCCCGGACGGAGCGCGGCGGTCATTCGAAGGCCGGAACCTCGTGCCGCAGATCGCCGGTGCCCTTGGCAAAGGTCAGGGTCAACTGCCCCTGCAGCTCCCGCTCCGCCGCCTCGCCGGTCCCCGGGAGGGAGGGCGGCAGCGGCGGGCTGACCAGGATGCCGGCGGCGGCCAGCGCGTCGCCCAGCGCCGTCGTCCGGTTGGCGGGGACGCAGAAGGCGATGACCGCCATCACGTCGGAGAACAGCGTGTGGTCGACGATCCAGCCGCCGTTGCCGGTGATGCCGTCGGCCGCCGCCATCAGAGCGGCGGTCCGGTCGGTCTGCAGGACCGCTTCGAATCTCAGGATGGACATGGCCTGCCCTCCTCTTCGGGCTGCTTGGAAGGACCAGTATGGGCCGGCGACACCGCGCCCTCAACCGGACAAAACCCCGCAGCCGCCCCACGTTGGCTAGGCAGTCGCCCCCTCCTGTCCTATCTTCCGGCATCCCCTTAAAACTTTGGCCCCGGGACGCCATCCATGCCCCTGCCCTCCGTGACGCGCAGCCTGTCGGCCAAGCTGCTGGTGCTGACCGTGCTGTTCGTCCTGCTGGCCGAGGTGCTGATCTACACGCCGTCCATCGCGCGCTACCGCCTGACCTATCTGGAGGAGCGGCTGGCCGCCGCCCACCTCGCCGCCCTGTCGGTGGAGGCGACGCCGGACATGATGGTGGCGATGGAGCTTCAGAACGAGCTGCTGGCCCATGTCGGCGCCCACGCGGTGGAGCTGATCCGGCCGGACAGCCGCGTCTATATGCTGTCCCGCTCCATGCCGCCGACGGTGGACGCCGTCTTCGACCTGCGCACCACCATGGCGCCGCGGCTGGCCGCCGACGCCTTCATGGCGCTGGCCCAGCGGCGGGACCGGGTGATTCGGGTGATCGGCCCGTCGCCCAAGGACCCCGCCTTCCAGGTCGAGATGGTGATCGATGAGCGGCCGATGATCCGGGCGATGGTCGACTTCTCGGGCCGGATCCTGGCGCTGTCGGTGGCGATCTCGCTGATCGCGGCGGTTCTGGTCTTCGTCTCGCTGACCCGGCTGCTGGTGCGGCCGATGCGCCGCCTGACCGAGGGGCTGGTCGCCATCCGCCGCGACCCCGACGGCACGCCGCCCTTCCAGCCGAGCGCCCGCACCGACGAGATCGGCGTGGCCGAGCGCGAGTTGGCCGACATGCAGGCCACCATCCGCAGCGCGCTGCGCCAGCGCGAACGGCTGGCCGCGCTGGGCACCGCGGTCGCCAAGATCAACCACGACCTGCGCGCCATCCTGTCCACCGCCGCCCTGCTGTCGGAGCGGCTAGCCGAGAGCGCCGATCCGGAGGTGCGGCGGGTCACGCCGCGGCTGATGGCCTCCATCGACCGGGCGGTGGAACTGTGCGGCCAGACGATGACCTACACCCGCGACGGCCTGCTGCCCCTGGCGCGGACCGAGACGCCGCTGCGCCCGCTGGTCGAGGAGGCCGGGGCCGCGGCGCTGGCCGCCCTGCGCCCGGACGTCGTGCGCCCGGATGGGGAGCGGGCCGAACTGCGCTGGAACAACCGGGTGCCGGAGGGGCTGACCGTCCGCGCCGACGCCGCCCAGCTCTCCCGCGCGCTGGTCAATCTGGGGCGCAACGCGGCGCAGGCGGGGGCCGGAGCGGTGACGGTGATGGCGGAGACGCGGCCCGGCGGCGGGCTGCTCCTGCTGGTGGCGGACGACGGGCCGGGCCTGCCGCCGCGGGCGCGGGACAACCTGTTCCAGCCCTTCGCCGGCTCCGCCAGGGCGGGCGGCATCGGGCTGGGCCTCGCCATCGCGCGGGAGGTGCTGCGCGCCCATGGCGGCGACCTGCGGCTGGTGGAGAGCACCGCGGCGGGCACCGTCTTCGCGCTGGAGCTTCCGCCGGGGATCGTCGTGGAGGGGGTCGCCCGGTTGGGCGAAATGCCCACATCGGATTCGCCCATCCCGCATTGATTTCCGGCGCCCGCTCCACCAGAATTCGCGGCACGGTCAACCCGTCGGCACCCCGCCGGGCGGACGCCCCGCGCGGGACCGGCAGCGAAGGAAGGGAACGGGACTTTGGAAGGCACGGGCAAGTGGATCACCGGGGGTGTCCTGGGCTTCATGGCGTTCATCGGCCTGCTGGCGGCATCGCGCGCGTCGGATTCGGCGTTCTATTACGGCGGCTGGCTGCTGGCCATCGGCTGCATCGGGACGATCTTCATGATGGTCACGAAGCACTACAACCAGATGGACGAGCAGATCACCCGCCGGCGCGAGCAGGAATAACCCCCAACCCCCCTTCAACCGGTGGAGGCCGGGCATGCCGTGGGACCCCGAACAATACGCACGGTTCGAGTCCTGGCGCCGCCGCCCGGCCCACGACCTCGTGGCGGCCCTGCCCTCCCTGACCCCGCGGACGGTGGTCGATCTCGGCTGCGGGGCCGGGCAGCTCGCCCGCCGGCTGGCGGAGCGCTGGCCGGAGGCCGAGGTTCTGGGGGTGGACAATTCCCCCGCCATGCTGGAGCGCGCGCGGACCACGCCGTCCGGCGTGCGCTGGCTCCAGGCCGACCTGAGGGTCTGGCGCCCCGACCGGCCGGTCGATCTGCTGATCTCCAACGCCGCCCTGCAATGGCTGGACGGGCACGAGCGGTTGTTCCCCGACCTGCTGCGGGCGCTGGCCCCCGGCGGGGTGCTGGCCGTGCAGATGCCCCGCAACTTCGACGCGCCCTCGCACCGCCTGCTGTATGAGACGGCGGCGGACGGCCCGTGGGCCGAGCGGCTGGCGCCGGTCCTGCGCACCGCCCCGGTGCACGCGCCCGAGGTCTATTACGACTGGCTCGCCCCGCTCACCCGGCGCCTGGACCTCTGGGAGACCGAGTATCTCCAGGTTCTGGAGGGCGACGATCCGGTCCTGGAATGGACGCGCGGCACGACGCTGCTGCCCGTCCTCGACACGCTGGCGGGCGCGGAACTGGACGCCTTCCTGGCGGCCTACCGCGCCCGGCTGAACGCTGCCTATCCCCGGCGCCCCGACGGCCGCACGCTGTTTCCCTTCAAGCGGCTGTTCCTGGTGGCGCGGGTGTAGGCGGGCGCTTCCACGACGTTACGATGCTGGCCCATTTGAAGCTGGCTTCGGCTGCTTGGCGGCGGTGAGGATGTTCGCCACGCCGACCGCGTTCATCCCGGCGCGGGTGCCGATGGCCGACAGCGACTCGCCGGGCTGCGCCTCGATGTTGGCGGCCTTGAGCGCCTGGATGGCCTTGTCGGGGTCCAAACCGAAGACCGGCGCCACCGTCGCCAGCGGGGCGTTCGCCACCGCCCGCATCATCGCGCCGGGGCCGCCGGTGGAGGCCGGAGTCCCGGTCATCGCCGTGAAGACCAGCGAGCCAACGACGCTGACCACGAAGGCCGACAGGGCCACGTTGCGCTTGAAATACTGGAGGAAGGCCGTCCAGTTGCGCGCCAGATGCCACAGGCCGATGACCGAGAAGCCGACGCTGAGCCATTCGTGGGAGAAGCGCACCAGATTGCCGTTCCAGTGCAGCAGCAGCATGATTCCCGTCACCGTGGAGACGACGAACAGGACGATGGTCACCGGCGTGACGATCTGCCGAGTGATGGTGGAGGTGAGGGAGGGCATGGAGGACGGCTCGCGGGTTGAACGGAATGCGGCCAAAGTGGGGCCGGATTGTAACCGCTTGATGTCCCGCACCGCCGCCGAACGTTACAGAGTGTAACGGCGCCCAGCGCCGACCGCGCGCTTGACCGCCCCACCCCACGGTCCAGATGACTGCGTGATCCTAGTGCGTGATCGTGGTGCAACCATCGGGGCTTCCGGTTCATGGGCACGCAGGAACAGCCGGAAGGATGGCGCGACGAGAGCGAGGAGCGCCTGCGCGCCTTCATCGAAAACGCGCCGCGCAAGATGTGGATCGCCCGTCCCGACGGAACGGTCGAGTTCTTCAACCGTGAATGGCGCGACTACACCGGACAAAGCAGCGCCGAGGACATGTTGAACTGGCGGGAGGCCGTCCACCCCGCCGACCGCCCGCGTCTGGACGAGGTGCGTGGCCGGGCGGTTCCCCTGGGCCAGCCCTACGACGTCCAGGTCCGGCTGCTGCGGCGGAGCGACGGGCTGCACCGCTGGCACATCGGGCGGGTGTCCCCCGTCCATCTGCACGGTCGCCTGATCGCCTGGATCGGGGCCGCGACGGACATCGACAACCGTGTCCGCGCCGAGGCCGCCCTGCGCGAGAGCGAAACCAATTTCCGCACCATGGCCAACGCCATCCCTCAGCTCGCCTGGATGCGCGACCCCGCCGACTACAGCATCTGGTACAACCAGCGCTGGTTCGACTTCACCGGCACCTCAATGGAGCAGATGCAGAACGACGGCTGGTGGACGGTCATCCATCCCGACCATGCCGACCCGATGCTGGAAGCCGTCACCGCCGCGCGGGCGGAGGGCCGGTCCTGGGAATACACAGCGCCGCTGCGCCGCCGCGATGGCGTGTACCGCTGGCACCTGTTCCGCGCCGTGCCCATCCGCGACGAGACCGCCGGCACCATCACCCGCTGGTTCGGCACCAGCACCGACATCAACGAGCAGCGCGAGGCGCAGGAGCGCCAGCGATTGCTGACCCAGGAGGTCAGCCACCGGGTGAAGAACAGTCTGGCGCTGGTGGCGGCGCAGCTCTCGCTCCAGGCGCGCGCGTCGGACAACGACGACGCCCGCAACGTCCTGATGGACGCCTACAGCCGCGTCCTGACCATCGCCGGGGTGCACGACCATCTGTGGCGGCAGTACGACGCGAGTTTCATCGACATGTCCGGCTTCCTGCACGGCCTCTGCCGGAAGCTCCAGGAAACCGCGCCGGGCCACGAGTTGAGCTTCACCGGCGACCGGGTGATCGTGCCCACCGATCAGGCCGTCCCCATCGGGCTGGTGGTCAACGAACTGGTCACCAACGCCCTGAAATACGCCTATCCCGGCGACCGCGGCGGGCCGATCCGCGTGACCCTGCGCCGGGACGGCGAGGACGCGATGGTGCTGGAGGTGACGGACCGGGGAGTCGGGCTTCCCGCCGGCTTCGACCTAACGGCGCCGACGAAGAGCCTCGGCATGCGGTTGCTGGTCAACACCGTCCGGCAGATCAACGCCACGGTGGACGCCGAACGCCTCGATCCGGGAACCCGCTTCGCCGTCGCCATTCCGGTCGGACGGTGATCATGGAAAAGTCCCTCTCCCGCCTCGGGAGAGGGAAGGGGCCCGCGCGGAGCGCGGGAAGGGTGAGGGTACGGCCAAGAAGCAGCGCCTTGATCCTCGTGCGACCCTCACCCGCCCGCTCCGCGGGCACCCTCTCCCGGGGCGGGAGAGGGAGCTGGATCACGCCTTCTCGATGTAGGCCAGCAGCGGTTCCCAGTCGGCGCGGTGCTCGGCGGCGCGCTTGCCGGTCAGGTCGAACAGGCTGAGGCCGGAGGCCGCGGCGTCGGCGTAGATCTGGCTGTCGCGCAGGCGCGTCACCACGCTGTGCCCGACCCCGCCGAGGAACTGGTCCAGCCGGTCCGCCGCCTTGGTGCGGGCGCGCAGGCGGTTGCCGACCACCGCCACCGACTTGCGGTTCTTGGCGATCGACTTCAGCTCCTCCAGCTTGCCGAGGAAGCGCTGCGTCGCCTGCTCGTCGAAGGCGCTGGGCAGCACCGGCAGCACGACGACGTCGGCCATCCGCACCAAATCCTCGATCTGCTTGGTCTTCAGCGCGGCCGGCGCGTCGATGACGAGGCGCTGGATGCCCTTCGGCGCGTCGGACAGGTCCTTTGCCCAGTCCAGCCCCACCAGGGCGGAGGCCGTGGCCGGGCGGCGGGCCAGCCAGCCGAGCGAGGAGCGCTGGCGGTCCACGTCGGCCAGCGCCGTGCTGTGACCCGCGGCGGCGCAGGCCGCGGCGAGGTGGGTGGCGATCGTGGTCTTACCGCAACCGCCCTTGATGTTGGCGACGAGGATGGTCCGCATGGGCGGGAAGATTACCCCTCCCGGTCGGGCTTTGACCAGAAGGCTTTCGCGTCGGCAAACTCCTTCCACAGGTCGCGGAGCGCCGGTTCGGACTCCGCCACGCCGCGGGCGTGCCAGCCGATGACGATGCCGGCGGCGCGCGGCTCACCCGGCTCGGGGCGGCTGCCGTCGTCGTGCAGCTCGTGCAGCAGGCGGGTCGCCGTCGCCACGTCGTTCAGGTGGCCCAGCGCGTCCTGGAAGGCCGACAGGTCCTGGATGTAGCGGCGGGCCGGCTTGTCGTCGTAAAGGCTGCGGAAGAACTCCGCCGCGTAGCGCAGCTTCTTCAGGGCGATGCGCAGCTCGTGCCGCTCGGTCACCGACAGGCTCGCGAAGCCGTGGCCGGCGCGGCGGGCCTTCTTGGCACGGCGCGACAGCAGATGGTCGGCCAGATCCTCCACCGGGTCGAACAGCCGGGCGGAATGCTCGCTGACCGGCTGGTCGCGCCAGCCGCGCGATTCGACCCAGGCGCCGAACTTCAGCAGGAAGGTGGTGTAGCGCTCCGACCGGATGGCCTCGCGCACCCCCTCATAGGCGCGGTCGCGGCGGGCGCGCGCCGCGGCGGCGAGCGCGTCGATGTCCTCCTGGAGCGGCTTGCCATGGCCATCGGCGCGGTGGAAGGACTCCTTCACCGGCTCCAGCAGCTCGGCCAGGAAGACGTCCCAGTCGCGCGCCGGGCCGAGGCTGCCACCCAGCCACTTCACCTCGCCGACCAGCCAAGCGTAGGACTCGGCGGGGATGAAGTGCTTGAACAGGGCGAGTGCCGAGCGCAGGCGGCGCAGCGCCACGCGCATCTGATGGACGCCCTCCGCATCCTCGCCGATCAGGGTGACGGCCTCGTTCGCCAGCATGTGGCCGATGCAGGAGCGCAGGATGCGGGCCAGCGCGCCTTCCACCGTGGTGTCGGCGTCAAGCTCCAGCTTGCCCGCCTTGACCACCCTGTCCACCGTCCCGTCGGCCAGGGCGTAGCCGCGCTCCGCCTTGGTCCGCGGGTCGAGCCGCAGCGGGGCGGCCTGGGCCAGCTCCAGCGCCAGATCGTAGAGGGCGGCGGCGGAGCCTTCGAGAAGCTCCAGTTCCACTTCCGACACGGGGATGGAGGCGCCGTCCGGGCCGCGGATCTCGCCGCTGTCGAAGGCGACCTCGATGCGGCTGGCGGTCTCGCCCTCGCCCATCGTCACCACGCGGACGGTGCGCTGGATGAGCGTGGTGAAGAGCGGCTGCAGTTCCGCCGCGCTGATCGAGCCCAGCAGGTCCAGCGCCTCCGCCGACTCGATGGCCGACAGGTCGGGAGCCGGTCCGGCGACCGGATGCTCCCACTCCGCCCGGCCAAGCTCGCCGCTCTCCGGCGCGCCCTTCACGGTCTGGAGATACTGGTTGCCGACCTTGCGCACGCGCAACGTCACCAGCCGCCCGGCCAGACGCCGGTCGGCGGTGTCGTAATAGGTGCTTTCCAGGGTCTTGGTGCCGGCTTTTCCCTTGGCGCGGGATGCGACCGCCGGGCAGGACCGGAGCTTCGCCATGTCTTCGGCCCTGACGGCCAGCTTCAGCTCGGTTTCCCGGTTGGACTCCGCTTCGACCACCATTCGTGCCCCGTCGTTTCCGGTGGGTCCCCGTTTTGCACAGGCCCCAGCCACGGTCAAGTTACAGAACCATGACGCTTTTGTTGCAGTCCCCGCAATCAGGGGCCCGTCTTTTCCAGCACCAGGAGCTTGGACATGTATGCCAGCGACGTCTCACGCAGGCGCAGCCCGGCGGCGGCGAACAGGGCGGGCAGGTCGTCGCGGGCGTAATGGGCGTAGAAGGGCTCGTGGAAGGACTGCGGGAAGCGGTCGATCAGCCCGTCCATCATCGGGTTGTCGCCATACTGCACGCTGTCCATGAAGACCAGGATGCCGCCCGGCTTCAGCACGCGGGCCATCTCGGCGGCGGCCTGGGCGCGGATCTTCGGCGGCAACTCGTGGAACAGGTAGATGCAGGTCACGATGTCCTGCGACCCGCTGGCCAGCGGGATCGCCTCCGCCGCCGCCTGGACCAGCGCGCTGCTGCGCGCCCAGGGGGCGAGGTTGCGCCGCGCCTCACGCAGATAGGCCGGAGAGAGGTCGAGCGCGGTCACCGGCAGGCGCGGGTGGTTGTCCTTAACGAAGGTCAGGAAGCGCCCCGTCCCGGCGGCCACGTCAAGCAGGCGGCAATCCGCGCTGCGGCGCGTTCTCATATATTCGAAGATCGGCACCAGGACCTGACGGCGCATGGCGTCGGCCCCTCCGCCGAACAGCACCTCCACCTGATGGTCGTAGAGACGGGCGCTCTCCTCCGTCAGATAGCCGCCGGTCTGGTAATGGAAGTTCTGGCGGTAGTAGGCGGGCAGCCCCCCGCTGCCGGGCGGCGGGTTGGCCCGCACCTCCACCGCGGCGTGGTCGCGGCGGCGGCGCGACACCTCGGGCACGTCGCGGAAGAAGGCGGCGGCGTCGGTCAGCAGCCGGCGCGGGTCGGGCATCAGGTCGTGCGGCAGGCGGTAGTAGCCCGCCTCGATGTTGGCGAGGTCGCGGGCCAGCAGGGCGCGCAGCTCCTCCAGGATCGCGCGGGTGCCGGGCACCGGACGCCCGCCGGGAGGGGTGGTCCGCGGCGGTCCGGTGATCCGGCGGCCGATCCGCGCGGCCATCATGTACTGGCCGAGGAACCAGGCGACGCGGGCGGACTGGCTGGCCGCGTAAGCCAGCCGGGGGGCCAGCCGGGGGACCGGCCGGGCGGAGGACGGCGGGGTGATCCTGTTCATGACCATAGAAATGGGATCGGCGGTCCCGCCCGCCCAGAGCCCTGTCTTTTCGCCGCATGGGGCAACCGGTCGCCCACGCGGGCCGTTGCAAAGCGGGCGCCCCTGTGCTGGATTGCCCGGCAAAAGTTCAACCCGTGGGAAACAGCAGCCATGACCGAGTTCAACACCATCGACGACCTCGACGTGAACGGCAAGACGGTGCTGGTGCGTGCCGACCTCAACGTCCCGATGCAGGACGGCAAGGTCTCCGACACGACCCGCATCGACCGTCTGGCGCCGACTCTGACCGAGCTGGCGAAGAAGGGTGCGAAGGTCGTGGTTCTGTCGCACTTCGGCCGTCCGAAGAACGGCCCGGACGCCAAGAACTCGCTGCGCAACGTGCTGGACGCGCTGAGCGCCGCCGTCGGCCAGACCGTCGCCTTCGGTGAGGATTGCGTCGGCGAGAAGGCCAAGGCCGCCATCGACGGCGTGCAGCCGGGCGCCATCGTGCTGCTGGAGAACACCCGCTTCCACGCGGAAGAGGAAAAGAACGATCCGGCCTTCGCCAAGCGGATCGCCGAACTCGGCGACCTCTACGTCAACGACGCCTTCTCCGCCGCGCACCGCGCCCACGCCTCGACCGAGGGCGTCGCCCAGCATCTGCCGGCCGCCGCCGGCCGCCTGATGCAGGCCGAGCTTGAGGCGCTGACCAAGGCGCTGGAGAAGCCGGAGCGCCCGGTGGCCGCCGTCGTCGGCGGCGCCAAGATCTCCACCAAGCTGGACCTGCTCGGCAACCTCGTGAAGAAGGTCGACATGCTGGCGCTGGGCGGCGGCATGGCGAACACCTTCCTCTACGCCCAGGGCGTGGATGTCGGGGCCTCGCTCTGCGAGAAGGACATGGCCGATCAGGCCCGCGCCATCATGGAGACCGCCAAGGCCGCCAATTGCGAGCTTCTGCTGCCCAAGGACTTCATCGTCGCCAAGGAGTTCAAGGCCGGTGCGGCCAACCGCGCCGTCCCGGCGGACGGCATCGGCGCCGACGAGATGGCGCTCGACGTCGGCCCCAAGACGGTCGAGTTCCTCGGCCTGAAGCTCCAGGGCGCCAAGACGGTGGTGTGGAACGGTCCGCTGGGCGCCTTCGAGATCCAGCCCTTCGACGCCGGCACCAACGCCGTCGCCGGCCTCGTCGCCGAGCGCACGTCGGAAGGCGGCCTGCTGTCGGTGGCCGGCGGCGGCGACACCGTGTCGGCGCTGGCCCATGCCGGCGTGGATGAGAAGTTCACCTACATCTCCGCCGCCGGCGGCGCCTTCCTGGAGTGGCTGGAAGGCAAGGATCTGCCGGGCGTCGCCGCGCTGAAGAAGAAGTAAGGGTTTGGGGGAATGGGTGGGCGGTCGAGATGGGCCCCCACCCTTCCCACGGCTTCGCCGCGGGCCCCTTCCCTCCCCCGCTGCGCGGGAGAGGGAAGGGGCCCGCGGCGAAGCGGGGGAGGGTTAGGGTGGGGGCAAGGACCTCCCCTCCCTAACACGTTACAAAGGCCGCCGCGCCTTCAGCGCCGCGGTCAGCGTCCCGTCGTCCAGATAGTCCAACTCCCCGCCCACCGGCACGCCGTGGGCCAGACGGGACACGGAAACCCCGCTGCCGGACAGGCGGTCGGTCACCACATGGGCGGTGGTCTGGCCGTCCACCGTGGCGTTCAGCGCCAGGATCACCTCGGTCACCGCCGGGTCCTTTGCGCGTTCCACCAGGGAAGGAATGTTCAGATCGTCCGGCCCCACCCCCTGCAGAGCCGACAGCGTGCCGCCCAGCACATGGTAGGTGCCGCGGAAGGCGCGCGTGCGCTCCAGCGCCCAGAGGTCGCCGGCATCCTCCACCACGCAGATGGTCGAGCGGTCGCGGCTGTGGTCGGAACAGACGGAGCAGGGGTCGCGGCTGTCGAGGTTGCCGCAGACCGAGCAGTTGCGGATGGCCTCCGCGGCGAGCGCCATGGATTCGGACAGCGGCACCAGCAGGCTGTCGCGGCGCTTCATGAGGTGCAGCGCCGCCCGCCGCGCCGACCGCGGCCCCAGCCCCGGCAGCTTGGACAGGAGCTGGATCAGGCGCTCGATTTCAGGTCCGATCATTCACGGCTTCGTTGTTTTCAAAGGGTGGCCGGGCCGTGCGTTCGGCCCGGCCGCAAACGCTTTAGAACGGCAGCTTCATGCCCGGCGGCAGCTTCATCCCGCCCATCAGGTTCTGGGTCTCGTTGGCTACGTGCTGCTCCACCTTGGCCTTGGCGTCGTTGAAGGCGGCGATGATCAGGTCTTCCAGGACCTCGATGTCCTCCGGATCGACGATCGACTTGTCGAGCTTGATCTTCTTCATCTCGCCCTTGCCGTTGACCGTCACGTTGACCATGCCGGCGCCCGACTGGCCGGTCATCTCGACCTCGCCCAAGCGGGCCTGCATCTCCTGCATCTTGGCCTGCATCTGCTGGGCCTGCTTCATCATCTGGCCGAGGTTCTTCATGGGTCAGAAATCTCCTTCATCGTCGAGCGGGTAATAAACCCCGTCGTCCTGCTGCATGACCATAAGGTCGGGATTCTCCCCGTCATCCGCAACCTGGGGCTCGGCCTCGACCGCCGCCTTGAGATCGCGGACATCGGTGATCTTCGCGCCGGGGAAGGCGTCCAGAACGGCGCGCACCACCGGATGCGCCTCCGCCTCCTCCAGCGCGCGCCTCTGGGCGGCCTGCTCCTGCTGGATCAGCGTCGGCTCGCCCGGCGCGTCCGAGACGATGACGACCCAGCGCTGGCCGGTCCATTCCGTCAACAGTTGGCCGACGCGATTCGGCAGGGTCGCCGGAGCCAGGGTCGTCAGCCGCAGTTCCAGCCGCCCCGGCTCCATGCGCACCAGATGGACGCTGCCGGTCAGGTGGCCGTAGAGCGCGCCCTCGCGCTTCTCCGCGAAGACCTGGACCAGCGTGCGGAAGTCGCGCGGCATCGCCACGCGCTCCTCGTCCGCCACGGCGACGGCCGGCACGGGCTGGACAGCCGGCTGCGGGCTCGGCTGCGCCTGGGCCTGGGCCTGGGCGACGGCGCGCACGGCGGAGCCGCCCACCGCCACCGGCCCGCCACCGGGACCGCGTGGGGCCGAGCCACCGCCTTGACCACCCTGCCCGCCACCGTTCTGCAAATTCTGGAACTGGCGGATCAGGTCGCCCGGAGTCGGCATGTCGGCGGCGTAGGACAGCCGCACGATGACCATCTCCAGCGCCTGCTGCGGCACCGGGGCCGCCTGCACCTCGCCCAGCCCCTTCAGCAGGAGCTGCCACGCGCGGGTCAGCGCCGGCATGCCGAGCTTCGCCGACAGGGCGGCGCCGCGGGTGCGCTCCGCCTCCGGCAGGCCGGGGTCGTTGGCGCTGTCCGGCACGACCTTCAGCCGCGTCAGATTGTGCACGAGGTCGAGAAGGTCCTGGAGGATCACCACCGGATCGGCGCCGACGCGG
This window encodes:
- the rfaE1 gene encoding D-glycero-beta-D-manno-heptose-7-phosphate kinase; its protein translation is MSDLARHIDSLSRASVLCVGDVMLDRFIYGSVDRVSPEAPIPVLRIERETAMLGGAGNVAANVMALGAGCRFVSVVGEDAAGLELVRLVAKETGDGGGLVAEPGRQTTVKTRFIGGRQQLLRADAETIAAIGSEEEVMVAARTGMLTVGAVILSDYGKGVLTDALVAQLIQAAREAGLPVVVDPKGDDFGRYRGASVITPNRKELIQATGMPADSDAEVEAACRFLLDTCGIDAVVATRSEHGMSVVTRDGATHLPANAREVFDVSGAGDTVVATLTSALSVGVELTDAARLANLAAGIVVGKVGTAVVRAPELLSALHEQEWRSGEEKVDTLEQAVERAARWRARGKRVGFTNGCFDLLHPGHISLLNQAKAACDVLVVGLNSDASVKRLKGETRPVQTETARATVLASLACVDLVVIFGEDTPEELIRALRPDVLVKGADYTVATVVGAGFVQSYGGKVVLADLVDGQSTTNTIKRMQR
- a CDS encoding methyltransferase domain-containing protein — its product is MPWDPEQYARFESWRRRPAHDLVAALPSLTPRTVVDLGCGAGQLARRLAERWPEAEVLGVDNSPAMLERARTTPSGVRWLQADLRVWRPDRPVDLLISNAALQWLDGHERLFPDLLRALAPGGVLAVQMPRNFDAPSHRLLYETAADGPWAERLAPVLRTAPVHAPEVYYDWLAPLTRRLDLWETEYLQVLEGDDPVLEWTRGTTLLPVLDTLAGAELDAFLAAYRARLNAAYPRRPDGRTLFPFKRLFLVARV
- a CDS encoding DUF4405 domain-containing protein; this encodes MPSLTSTITRQIVTPVTIVLFVVSTVTGIMLLLHWNGNLVRFSHEWLSVGFSVIGLWHLARNWTAFLQYFKRNVALSAFVVSVVGSLVFTAMTGTPASTGGPGAMMRAVANAPLATVAPVFGLDPDKAIQALKAANIEAQPGESLSAIGTRAGMNAVGVANILTAAKQPKPASNGPAS
- a CDS encoding sensor histidine kinase — encoded protein: MGTQEQPEGWRDESEERLRAFIENAPRKMWIARPDGTVEFFNREWRDYTGQSSAEDMLNWREAVHPADRPRLDEVRGRAVPLGQPYDVQVRLLRRSDGLHRWHIGRVSPVHLHGRLIAWIGAATDIDNRVRAEAALRESETNFRTMANAIPQLAWMRDPADYSIWYNQRWFDFTGTSMEQMQNDGWWTVIHPDHADPMLEAVTAARAEGRSWEYTAPLRRRDGVYRWHLFRAVPIRDETAGTITRWFGTSTDINEQREAQERQRLLTQEVSHRVKNSLALVAAQLSLQARASDNDDARNVLMDAYSRVLTIAGVHDHLWRQYDASFIDMSGFLHGLCRKLQETAPGHELSFTGDRVIVPTDQAVPIGLVVNELVTNALKYAYPGDRGGPIRVTLRRDGEDAMVLEVTDRGVGLPAGFDLTAPTKSLGMRLLVNTVRQINATVDAERLDPGTRFAVAIPVGR
- a CDS encoding sensor histidine kinase gives rise to the protein MPLPSVTRSLSAKLLVLTVLFVLLAEVLIYTPSIARYRLTYLEERLAAAHLAALSVEATPDMMVAMELQNELLAHVGAHAVELIRPDSRVYMLSRSMPPTVDAVFDLRTTMAPRLAADAFMALAQRRDRVIRVIGPSPKDPAFQVEMVIDERPMIRAMVDFSGRILALSVAISLIAAVLVFVSLTRLLVRPMRRLTEGLVAIRRDPDGTPPFQPSARTDEIGVAERELADMQATIRSALRQRERLAALGTAVAKINHDLRAILSTAALLSERLAESADPEVRRVTPRLMASIDRAVELCGQTMTYTRDGLLPLARTETPLRPLVEEAGAAALAALRPDVVRPDGERAELRWNNRVPEGLTVRADAAQLSRALVNLGRNAAQAGAGAVTVMAETRPGGGLLLLVADDGPGLPPRARDNLFQPFAGSARAGGIGLGLAIAREVLRAHGGDLRLVESTAAGTVFALELPPGIVVEGVARLGEMPTSDSPIPH
- a CDS encoding ParA family protein: MRTILVANIKGGCGKTTIATHLAAACAAAGHSTALADVDRQRSSLGWLARRPATASALVGLDWAKDLSDAPKGIQRLVIDAPAALKTKQIEDLVRMADVVVLPVLPSAFDEQATQRFLGKLEELKSIAKNRKSVAVVGNRLRARTKAADRLDQFLGGVGHSVVTRLRDSQIYADAAASGLSLFDLTGKRAAEHRADWEPLLAYIEKA